From Serinicoccus profundi, the proteins below share one genomic window:
- a CDS encoding succinate dehydrogenase/fumarate reductase iron-sulfur subunit: MRISLKIWRQDGPTDEGRMVDYQLDDVSEDSSFLEMLDLLNEQLIAREEEPVAFDSDCREGICGMCGVVINGQAHGPERTTTCQLHMRSFDDGDEIIIEPWRADPFPVIKDLCVDRSSFDRIIQAGGFISANTGSAPDAHATPVPKEDADRAFMAAECIGCGACVAACPNAAGMLFMGAKVTHLGELPQGQPEREARVLAMTEQHDLEGFGGCTNLGECTRACPKGIPLNVISQLNADYRHAGYGGRG; the protein is encoded by the coding sequence GTGAGGATCTCGCTCAAGATCTGGCGCCAGGACGGGCCGACCGACGAGGGCCGCATGGTCGACTACCAGCTGGACGACGTCAGCGAGGACAGCTCCTTCCTGGAGATGCTGGACCTGCTCAACGAGCAGCTCATCGCCCGGGAAGAGGAGCCGGTGGCCTTCGACTCCGACTGTCGCGAGGGCATCTGCGGCATGTGCGGCGTCGTCATCAACGGCCAGGCGCACGGCCCGGAGCGCACCACCACCTGCCAGCTGCACATGCGCAGCTTCGACGACGGCGACGAGATCATCATCGAGCCGTGGCGCGCCGACCCCTTCCCGGTCATCAAGGACCTCTGTGTCGACCGCAGCTCCTTCGACCGGATCATCCAGGCCGGCGGCTTCATCTCCGCCAACACCGGCTCGGCGCCCGACGCGCACGCGACCCCCGTGCCCAAGGAGGACGCCGACCGCGCCTTCATGGCCGCCGAGTGCATCGGCTGCGGCGCCTGCGTCGCGGCCTGCCCCAACGCGGCGGGCATGCTCTTCATGGGTGCCAAGGTCACCCACCTCGGCGAGCTGCCCCAGGGCCAGCCCGAGCGAGAGGCCCGGGTGCTGGCCATGACCGAACAGCACGACCTCGAGGGCTTCGGTGGCTGCACCAACCTCGGCGAGTGCACCCGCGCCTGCCCCAAGGGCATCCCGCTCAACGTCATCAGCCAGCTCAACGCCGACTACCGGCACGCGGGCTACGGCGGGCGCGGCTGA
- the rsmI gene encoding 16S rRNA (cytidine(1402)-2'-O)-methyltransferase, with protein sequence MPEAALVLAATPIGDSRDASPRLLTELEQAPVVAAEDTRRLRRLTDRLGITVSGEVVSYHEHNEAARTPELVERISAGERVLLVTDAGMPSVSDPGYRLVQACVAADLPVTCVPGPSAVLMALAVSGLPVDRFCFEGFLPRKTGERERTLGALVDEPRTMVFFEAPHRLASTLTSMAGVLGEDRPAAVCRELTKTYEEVHRGPLADLAAWAGDGVKGEITVVVAGRSPAAAGDVDPADVIPEILERVGAGERLKDVCRDVAARSGLSSRTLYDAAVQAR encoded by the coding sequence ATGCCTGAAGCCGCGCTCGTCCTCGCCGCCACCCCCATCGGCGACAGCCGCGACGCCAGCCCGCGGCTGCTGACCGAGCTCGAGCAGGCGCCGGTGGTCGCCGCCGAGGACACCCGGCGGCTGCGCCGGCTCACCGATCGCCTCGGGATCACCGTGTCCGGTGAGGTCGTGAGCTACCACGAGCACAACGAGGCCGCCCGTACCCCCGAGCTGGTCGAGCGCATCAGCGCCGGTGAGCGGGTGCTGCTCGTCACCGACGCCGGGATGCCCTCGGTCTCCGACCCCGGCTACCGCCTCGTCCAGGCCTGTGTCGCCGCCGACCTGCCGGTGACCTGCGTGCCCGGGCCCTCGGCGGTGCTCATGGCGCTGGCCGTCAGCGGGCTGCCGGTGGACAGGTTCTGCTTCGAGGGTTTCCTGCCGCGCAAGACGGGGGAGCGCGAGCGCACGCTCGGGGCCCTGGTCGACGAGCCGCGCACCATGGTCTTCTTCGAGGCGCCCCACCGGCTGGCCTCGACCCTGACGTCGATGGCGGGTGTCCTGGGCGAGGACCGTCCCGCAGCCGTCTGCCGCGAGCTCACCAAGACCTATGAGGAGGTGCACCGCGGGCCGCTCGCCGACCTCGCCGCCTGGGCCGGTGACGGCGTCAAGGGGGAGATCACCGTCGTCGTGGCCGGGCGGTCACCGGCCGCCGCAGGCGACGTCGACCCGGCCGACGTCATACCTGAGATCCTCGAGCGCGTCGGGGCCGGGGAACGGCTCAAGGACGTGTGTCGCGACGTCGCCGCACGCAGCGGGCTGTCGAGCAGGACGCTCTACGACGCCGCCGTCCAGGCCCGCTGA